One Tomitella gaofuii DNA segment encodes these proteins:
- a CDS encoding DUF2249 domain-containing protein has translation MTTNDVVMATSADDARAVDALRGQHAEIIGRLAGVADALRGAAGSAGPEFDQAFLAAREFLGGGLRGYIDAADTSMYPAARSAPVTRLLAEAHRVCAPGIHEQIRRLVDATERPEAIAAADAAAALVRARLTVEDEVLLPALAGERDVDLAALAARLPDPFAGSTPPAEGGAGGHVGCACGEHDGPGAPELDVREIPHAIRHATVFGAFDAVPAGRAMVLIAPHDPIPLLHQLSERAQGRLEVSYEQRGPEAWRLRLARI, from the coding sequence ATGACGACCAACGACGTGGTCATGGCGACCAGTGCAGACGACGCCCGCGCGGTGGACGCGCTGCGCGGGCAGCATGCGGAGATCATCGGCCGGCTCGCCGGGGTGGCGGATGCGCTGCGCGGCGCTGCGGGATCGGCGGGACCGGAGTTCGACCAGGCCTTCCTGGCGGCCCGCGAGTTCCTGGGCGGCGGCCTGCGCGGGTACATCGACGCGGCGGACACGTCGATGTACCCGGCGGCCCGCTCGGCGCCGGTGACGCGCCTGCTCGCCGAGGCCCACCGGGTGTGCGCGCCGGGAATCCACGAGCAGATCCGCAGGCTGGTCGACGCCACCGAGCGCCCCGAGGCGATCGCCGCGGCGGACGCGGCGGCGGCGCTGGTGCGTGCGCGCCTGACGGTGGAGGACGAGGTGCTGCTGCCGGCGCTCGCAGGGGAGCGGGACGTGGACCTGGCCGCCCTGGCGGCGCGGCTTCCGGACCCGTTCGCGGGCAGCACTCCGCCCGCGGAGGGAGGGGCCGGCGGGCACGTCGGCTGCGCGTGCGGCGAACACGACGGGCCCGGGGCGCCCGAGCTCGACGTGCGTGAGATCCCGCATGCGATCCGGCATGCGACGGTCTTCGGTGCCTTCGATGCGGTACCCGCGGGCAGAGCCATGGTGCTCATCGCACCGCATGACCCGATCCCCCTGCTGCACCAGCTCAGCGAACGCGCGCAAGGACGCCTCGAGGTGTCCTATGAACAGCGGGGACCGGAGGCCTGGCGACTGCGCCTGGCACGGATCTGA
- a CDS encoding acyl-CoA dehydrogenase family protein, which translates to MDFTRTEAQDDLAGLTRDICDKLATADRQQELDAVPGRVDAELYAALAEAGVLSAAVPAPAGGGFSILEQTAVLRELGRALAGVPYLPSIVIAADALATFGSPAQVELARRAADGEAILTAALEEPLTADPSAPATTATRSADGGHWVLSGAKTAVPFADECEAMLVPATLVGADPRLGTVGVFVVPAAEVRISRQDTTDRGSAAAVALDDVRLSDAARLGAADGPGPGADGRAVLTRVVQRGTVGLCAQQFGVLERSLELTAEYAREREQFDRPIGSFQAVAQRLADAFIDVKAARLTFEQAAWRLSEGLDADDAVRIAKFWAADAGHRVAHTTIHVHGGVGLDRDHPVHRYFLAAKTGEFRLGSATAQLTRIGARLAG; encoded by the coding sequence ATGGACTTCACCCGCACCGAGGCACAGGACGACCTCGCCGGCCTCACCCGAGACATCTGCGACAAGCTCGCCACCGCCGACCGCCAGCAGGAACTCGACGCGGTACCGGGCCGCGTCGACGCGGAGCTGTACGCCGCCCTCGCCGAGGCGGGGGTCCTCTCCGCGGCTGTGCCCGCCCCGGCGGGCGGCGGCTTCTCGATCCTCGAGCAGACCGCGGTCCTGAGGGAACTGGGCCGCGCGCTCGCGGGCGTCCCGTATCTGCCGTCGATCGTCATCGCGGCCGACGCCCTGGCGACGTTCGGATCGCCGGCCCAGGTGGAACTGGCACGCCGCGCCGCCGACGGCGAGGCGATCCTCACCGCGGCGCTCGAAGAGCCCCTCACTGCGGACCCGTCCGCGCCGGCGACCACCGCGACGCGGTCGGCAGACGGCGGGCACTGGGTGCTCAGCGGCGCCAAGACCGCCGTCCCCTTCGCCGACGAGTGCGAGGCGATGCTCGTCCCGGCCACCCTCGTCGGCGCCGACCCGCGCCTGGGGACGGTCGGCGTTTTCGTCGTGCCCGCAGCGGAGGTGCGGATCTCCCGGCAGGACACCACGGACCGCGGTAGCGCCGCCGCCGTCGCGCTGGACGACGTCCGGTTGTCCGACGCCGCCAGGCTGGGCGCGGCGGACGGCCCGGGGCCCGGCGCCGACGGACGGGCCGTGCTCACCCGCGTAGTACAGCGCGGCACCGTGGGATTGTGCGCACAGCAGTTCGGCGTCCTCGAACGTTCCCTCGAGCTGACGGCCGAGTACGCGCGTGAACGCGAGCAGTTCGACCGGCCCATCGGCAGCTTCCAGGCCGTGGCGCAACGGCTGGCGGACGCCTTCATCGACGTCAAGGCCGCACGGCTCACCTTCGAGCAGGCGGCCTGGCGGTTGTCGGAGGGCCTCGACGCGGACGACGCCGTGCGCATCGCCAAGTTCTGGGCCGCGGACGCCGGCCACCGCGTCGCGCACACGACCATCCACGTGCACGGCGGCGTGGGACTCGACCGCGACCACCCCGTGCACCGGTACTTCCTCGCCGCGAAGACCGGCGAGTTCCGCCTGGGGTCGGCCACCGCGCAATTGACCCGGATCGGGGCGCGGCTCGCGGGCTGA
- a CDS encoding acyl-CoA dehydrogenase family protein — translation MHIAYSPEQEALRAELREYFTRLITPERRAALSVQSGEYGEGSAYRDVVRQMGEDGWLALGWPEEFGGQNRSTIDQLIFTDEAAIAGAPVPFLTINSVAPTIMHFGTPEQKAFYLPRIAAGEVHFSIGYSEPGSGTDLASLRTSAVQDDASGDWIVNGQKMWTSLIAYADYVWLAARTDRDAKKHRGITMMIVPTDTPGFSYTPVHTMAGPDTSATYYQDVRVPAANVVGEVGGGWKLMTNQLNHERVALTSAAPIVGALEATTEWALATRLTDGRRVIDQEWVQLNLARVHAKVEYLKLMNWEIAWSAEHAPTPGDASACKVFGTEFATEAYRLLMEVLGPDATLRQDSPGARLRGRLERMHRSSLILTFGGGTNEVQRDIIAMAALGQPASRR, via the coding sequence ATGCACATCGCCTACAGCCCGGAGCAGGAGGCGCTGCGCGCCGAGCTCCGTGAGTACTTCACCCGCCTGATCACACCGGAGCGGCGCGCGGCACTCTCGGTGCAGAGCGGCGAATACGGCGAGGGCTCCGCCTATCGGGACGTCGTCCGCCAGATGGGCGAGGACGGGTGGCTGGCGCTGGGCTGGCCGGAGGAGTTCGGCGGCCAGAACCGGTCCACCATCGACCAGCTCATCTTCACCGATGAGGCGGCGATCGCCGGCGCGCCGGTCCCCTTCCTCACCATCAACTCGGTGGCCCCGACGATCATGCACTTCGGCACTCCGGAACAGAAGGCGTTCTACCTGCCGCGGATCGCCGCGGGCGAGGTGCACTTCTCCATCGGGTACTCCGAACCGGGCTCCGGCACCGACCTGGCCAGCCTGCGCACGTCCGCGGTGCAGGACGACGCCTCCGGCGACTGGATCGTCAACGGGCAGAAGATGTGGACGAGCCTCATCGCGTACGCCGACTACGTGTGGCTGGCAGCCCGCACCGACCGCGACGCCAAGAAGCACCGGGGGATCACGATGATGATCGTCCCCACCGACACCCCGGGGTTCTCCTACACCCCGGTGCACACCATGGCCGGCCCCGACACCTCCGCGACCTACTACCAGGATGTGCGGGTCCCGGCCGCGAACGTCGTCGGCGAGGTCGGGGGCGGTTGGAAGCTCATGACCAACCAGCTCAACCACGAGCGCGTCGCCCTCACCTCCGCCGCCCCCATCGTCGGGGCGCTCGAGGCCACCACCGAGTGGGCGCTGGCCACCCGGCTCACCGACGGTCGGCGGGTGATCGACCAGGAGTGGGTGCAGCTGAACCTGGCGCGCGTCCACGCGAAGGTCGAATACCTGAAGCTGATGAACTGGGAGATCGCGTGGAGCGCCGAGCACGCGCCGACCCCCGGGGACGCCTCGGCGTGCAAGGTGTTCGGCACCGAGTTCGCCACCGAGGCCTACCGGTTGCTCATGGAGGTCCTCGGCCCCGACGCGACACTGCGCCAGGACTCCCCCGGGGCCCGGTTGCGCGGCCGGCTCGAGCGCATGCACCGCTCGTCGCTGATCCTCACCTTCGGCGGCGGCACCAACGAGGTCCAGCGCGACATCATCGCGATGGCCGCACTCGGACAGCCCGCCTCCCGCCGCTGA
- a CDS encoding ferredoxin — MRVKVDLNLCEANAICCGLAPKVFELDDEDILHVKVDEVPEELQKRVQMAVDRCPKAALSKY; from the coding sequence ATGAGGGTGAAGGTGGACCTGAACCTGTGCGAGGCCAATGCGATCTGCTGCGGGCTCGCGCCCAAGGTCTTCGAGCTCGATGACGAGGACATCCTGCACGTCAAGGTGGACGAGGTTCCCGAGGAGCTGCAGAAGCGCGTGCAGATGGCCGTGGACCGCTGCCCCAAGGCGGCGTTGAGCAAGTACTGA